The nucleotide sequence AGCTTGAGACATCAAAGTCTAAATTTGCGTTTGAGTGTGCCAATGCGAAATTAACACTATTATCTGCAAAAATAACAGGGCCAAAGGTCAGCTGTTCATTAACAATAAGTTGAAAGTCTTCTATTTCAGCAGCTACACCTTTAATTTTCATTTTAGTGACCGACTGACCAGAAAACCAGTGGGTTGTGAAACTACGTTCAACAATTTCAATAGAAGGGTGATCAACAAAACGACTAGCGATATCATCATATTTTTGTTCGACAATACTACCAATAACTTTTGGGCCAACCAAACCAACACACACAATAGCGCCTAAGGCTATGACAACTTTCTTCATTTTATTTTCCTATATTCCTTTAAATACCACTTCCGTATTAACTTAATAAAACAACGTGATAAAACTATTTTTAATAAACTAACGTCAACTAACTAACGATACTACTTTTACTACAGTGCTAAAAACTAGCCCTGTAAGCGTTGTCTTACTATTTCAAATAAACAAATACCTGTCGCAACTGACACATTTAAACTAGACACACTTCCTGCCATAGGCAATTTAACGAGTTGATCGCAGTTTTCACGTGTTAAACGACGCATACCTTTACCTTCAGCTCCCATGACAAGTGCCATAGGGCCTGAAAGTTTTTCATCGTATAAGCAGCTGTCTGTTTCACCGGCAGTACCGATAATCCATACACCCATTTGTTGCAATGCTTTCATTGTTCTCGATAAATTAGTGACTTGTACTAATGGCACACTTTCCGCTGCACCTACCGCGACTTTTCGCACCGTTGCGGTTAGGCGTGCGGCATTATCTTTGGGAACAATGATCGCTTGTACACCTGCTGCATCAGCATTTCGCAAACATGCACCTAAATTATGTGGGTCAGTAACACCATCTAAAATTAATAAAAAAGGTGCTTGCCCTTTACGCTCGGCATCCGCAAGAATGTCATCTAAATCAGCTTCAGTGAAGGTTTTTCCGGGCTTTACGCGTGCCACAACACCTTGATGCTGTTCGTCGTCACTTTTATCATCCAATACTTTTCGGCTTGCCATTTGCGCTGGAATACCATATTCCTTAGCGAGCTCAATAATGGGCATTAAACGGTCGTCTTCACGCCCTTTTAGTAGCCATAATTCGATAAATCGTTCTGGTGCATGTTCAATCAGGGCTTTTACTGCATGGATACCAAATACTAACTCTTCTTGCTTTGCCATAATTTTTCTGTCTTTCTCTATTCAATCAATAATGTATGAGGTCACCGACTTATTACACAAGGCGACCTTTGGGAAGTATCTGGCTAGGCATCTGCTTTTCGTGCATTTTTACCTGGACGCTTTTTTCGCGCCTTGCGCTTTTTTGCTTTAGTGGTTGTTTTATCACTCACTTTAGCGTCGGCTTTCGCAGGCTTTTTATTTGCCTTTTCTTGCTTGGCTTGCTCATCTTGCGGTTTTGACTTGCCATTAGTGCGCTTACCCCGCTTATGCTTATCTGAGCTTTTACCTTTAGGTAACGGCTTAGCACGTTTAACTACGGCATTTTCGCCCGCTAGTGCTAAATCAATTTTTTTCTCATCAAGGTTAACCGCAGCAACTTTCACTTCAATCGTATCGCCAATGCGATATTTTAGACCGCTATTTTCGCCCGATAAACACATACGTACATCATCGAAATGATAATAGTCGTGCCCTAATGAGGTAATGTGTACTAAGCCTTCAATATGCAAATCAGCCAAACGAACAAATAAGCCAAAGTTAGTCACTGTTGATATCACACCAGTGAATGTATCACCGACATGGTCCTGCATGTATTCACATTTCAGCCAATCAGAGACGTCTCGTGTTGCTTCATCAGCACGACGTTCGGTCATCGAGCAATGCTCTCCAAGCTCAATAACAGCCTCAGGCGTATAGTTGAAACCGCCAGCATTGGCTTTATCTTGCGCTTGTTCATCTAAAATAGCTTTAATAACACGATGCACAACTAAGTCAGGGTAGCGACGTATCGGTGAAGTAAAGTGGCTATAAGACGGTAACGCTAAACCAAAATGACCAATATTCTCACTTTGATAGACGGCTTGGCGCATTGAGCGCAATAGCATGGTTTGGATCAATTCTTGATCAGGACGACCAGCGATACTTTCTAAAATATGGCAATAATCCATCGGCTCTGGTTGGGCTTTGCGCTCTCCCATAGACGATAAATCAAGACCTAGCTCGTTAACGTAACTTAGAAAATTATTATATTTGTCTTCACTTGGCTTATCGTGAACTCGGAATAATCCTGGTTTTTTATGTTTTTCAATAAACTCTGCCGTCGCAACATTGGCTAAAATCATGCATTCTTCAATGATTTTATGGGCATCGTTACGTACCATAGCAACAATAGATTCTATTTTGCGATCACTGTTAAAAAGAAACTGAGATTCAGTCGTTTCAAAAGCAATGGCACCGCGTTTAGCACGCGCAGCCGCTAAGACATGGTACATGCTATTAAGATTTTCTAAGTCTGGTACTAATGCTTGGTATTGCGTACTTAATTCGGCGCGATAGTCTTCCTCTTTTTGCTCAGGATTCACCCCTAAAATGGTCGCGACTTTACTATAAGTAAAACGTGCTTTAGAGCGCATCACTGCAGGATAAAATTTAGCGTCACAAAGATCGCCAGTGGCGCTAATGGTCATTTCACAAACCATACAAAGACGATCAACATCTGGGTTTAATGAACAAAGTCCGTTAGAGAGTTTCTCTGGCAGCATTGGAATAACTTGGCTAGGAAAATAGACAGAATTACCACGAGAGATAGCTTCATCATCCAATGCCGTTTTATTACGTACATAATAACTAACATCGGCTATAGCAACCCATAGTGTCCAACCACCATCTGTTTTCGGTCGACAATAAACGGCGTCGTCGAAATCGCGAGCATCTTCACCATCAATAGTGACTAGCGGTAAGTCACGTAGATCAACTCTAGGTGCTTTAGCCGACTCTTCAACTTCATCAGCGATACCACTAACTTCAGCAATAACTTCAGCAGAAAATTGATTAGGAAGGTCATGCTCACGTAAGGCTATTTCGATTTCCATACCAGGAGCCATGTGCTCACCGAGTACCTCAATCACTTTACCAACGGCATTCGAACGCTTGGTTGGGCGCTGGATAACTTCAACGACAACCACCTCACCATGACGAGCACCGAGCTTTTTATCAGGTTGAATCAAAATATCTTGTTGGATACGTGCGTCATCAGGTACTACACAAGCAATATGATGATCAACGTAGAACCTGCCGACAACACCGGCACTTCGAGGCTCAACTACATTAAGAATTTTTACTTCTTTACGGCCTTTACGATCCGTACGATCAAGTAAAATAGCTTCAACAGTATCGCCATGAATAACACGTTTCATTTCATAAGAAGAAATATATAAGTCTTTGCCACCATCAACAGGGGCAAAAAAGCCAAAACCATCACGATGACCAATCACTTTACCCGTCAACACGTCACTTCGATCAGCGATGGCATATTGTTTAAATTTATTAAATACAATTTGACCGCTATTTTCCATCGCACGCAAACGGTGCTTTAAGCCAACCAACATATCTTCATCAGTATATTGCAGCTGCTTAACAATGGCTTTAAACGTTGGTGGGATGTTTGATTTTTCAATCAATGACAATAGCAGCTCACGGCTGGCTACTGGTTTGTCATATTTGTCAGCTTCACGCTGTTGGTGCGGGTCTTTTTCG is from Colwellia sp. Arc7-635 and encodes:
- the rlmB gene encoding 23S rRNA (guanosine(2251)-2'-O)-methyltransferase RlmB, whose translation is MAKQEELVFGIHAVKALIEHAPERFIELWLLKGREDDRLMPIIELAKEYGIPAQMASRKVLDDKSDDEQHQGVVARVKPGKTFTEADLDDILADAERKGQAPFLLILDGVTDPHNLGACLRNADAAGVQAIIVPKDNAARLTATVRKVAVGAAESVPLVQVTNLSRTMKALQQMGVWIIGTAGETDSCLYDEKLSGPMALVMGAEGKGMRRLTRENCDQLVKLPMAGSVSSLNVSVATGICLFEIVRQRLQG
- the rnr gene encoding ribonuclease R: MTEKDPHQQREADKYDKPVASRELLLSLIEKSNIPPTFKAIVKQLQYTDEDMLVGLKHRLRAMENSGQIVFNKFKQYAIADRSDVLTGKVIGHRDGFGFFAPVDGGKDLYISSYEMKRVIHGDTVEAILLDRTDRKGRKEVKILNVVEPRSAGVVGRFYVDHHIACVVPDDARIQQDILIQPDKKLGARHGEVVVVEVIQRPTKRSNAVGKVIEVLGEHMAPGMEIEIALREHDLPNQFSAEVIAEVSGIADEVEESAKAPRVDLRDLPLVTIDGEDARDFDDAVYCRPKTDGGWTLWVAIADVSYYVRNKTALDDEAISRGNSVYFPSQVIPMLPEKLSNGLCSLNPDVDRLCMVCEMTISATGDLCDAKFYPAVMRSKARFTYSKVATILGVNPEQKEEDYRAELSTQYQALVPDLENLNSMYHVLAAARAKRGAIAFETTESQFLFNSDRKIESIVAMVRNDAHKIIEECMILANVATAEFIEKHKKPGLFRVHDKPSEDKYNNFLSYVNELGLDLSSMGERKAQPEPMDYCHILESIAGRPDQELIQTMLLRSMRQAVYQSENIGHFGLALPSYSHFTSPIRRYPDLVVHRVIKAILDEQAQDKANAGGFNYTPEAVIELGEHCSMTERRADEATRDVSDWLKCEYMQDHVGDTFTGVISTVTNFGLFVRLADLHIEGLVHITSLGHDYYHFDDVRMCLSGENSGLKYRIGDTIEVKVAAVNLDEKKIDLALAGENAVVKRAKPLPKGKSSDKHKRGKRTNGKSKPQDEQAKQEKANKKPAKADAKVSDKTTTKAKKRKARKKRPGKNARKADA